A stretch of the Polynucleobacter tropicus genome encodes the following:
- a CDS encoding tRNA threonylcarbamoyladenosine dehydratase, producing MAENKTDSSIEDRRFGGVSRLYGSDLRVKFLNATVVVAGLGGVGSWAAESLARTGIGHLVLVDLDHIAESNTNRQLHAIEGQYGKAKVQAMAERILQINPDIRLTVCDEFLESDNLERIIPADAYVLDATDSVQTKIALSVWARAHNRALVMCGAAGGKTQPTAVRCDDLSRTEQDALLAKVRQGLRQDHGFSRNLKHKIGIRAIYSHEPRAGASTGGLACSGYGSTVMVTAACGLAAAAEILNLIGQEQQ from the coding sequence ATGGCAGAAAACAAGACAGATAGCAGTATTGAGGATCGCCGTTTTGGAGGGGTTTCTAGACTCTATGGATCCGACCTGCGTGTGAAGTTTCTGAATGCCACAGTCGTAGTTGCTGGATTGGGCGGTGTTGGTTCATGGGCTGCTGAGTCACTGGCTCGTACTGGGATTGGTCACCTAGTCTTGGTAGACCTTGATCATATTGCGGAGAGCAATACCAATCGCCAACTTCATGCCATCGAGGGGCAGTATGGCAAAGCAAAAGTTCAAGCGATGGCTGAGCGCATTTTGCAGATCAATCCAGATATTCGTTTAACCGTTTGCGATGAATTTTTAGAGTCAGATAATTTGGAACGTATTATTCCAGCAGATGCTTATGTATTAGATGCTACTGATTCAGTTCAAACAAAGATTGCATTATCAGTGTGGGCTAGAGCGCATAACCGTGCTTTAGTGATGTGTGGCGCCGCTGGAGGAAAGACTCAACCCACAGCAGTGCGATGTGATGACCTCTCGCGAACCGAGCAAGATGCCTTGCTAGCAAAAGTACGGCAGGGGCTGAGACAAGATCATGGTTTCTCAAGAAACCTAAAACATAAGATTGGCATCAGAGCAATCTACTCCCACGAGCCCCGTGCTGGAGCTTCTACCGGGGGGCTGGCTTGCTCAGGCTATGGCTCAACTGTCATGGTGACTGCGGCTTGTGGTTTAGCAGCAGCTGCAGAGATACTTAATCTGATTGGTCAAGAGCAACAATAA
- a CDS encoding amino acid permease, translated as MQTEQTGLKRHLKVRHIRLMALGSTIGVGLFLGSASAIQIAGPSILLGYLLAGIVAFIVLRTLGEMAVHEPVAGSFAAYANTYVGPLAGYMVGWGYWTYWIVVGIAEVTAVGIYMGIWFPEVPQWIWALSSIVLMGLINLIAVKVFGEFEFWFALIKVVAIIAMIGLGGSVILFGFTNDWQPIGLSNLWQHGGFFPNGFEGMLLSLQMVLFAYVGIEMIGLSAGEAENPKKTIPMAIDSLAWRILIFYMGAILVILAIFPWNEVGQQGSPFVVMFERIGLREAAGLINFVVITAALSSCNAGIFSGGRLLYSLSTNGYAPASFAKLSKYGVPHRAVMATVGVCMSGVVLNYFVPDKAFQYIMAAVTFVGLMVWIAILFTQMKFRRSLTKAQVAELGYRAPWWPYSSWFALAFICLVVVLMGFHEDARIALILGPCLLGVYLAMFYIVGLHRKTKTQAVFKS; from the coding sequence TTGCAGACTGAACAAACTGGCTTAAAACGCCATCTCAAAGTACGACATATTCGTTTGATGGCTTTAGGATCAACGATTGGCGTTGGTTTATTTTTAGGATCTGCTAGCGCTATTCAAATCGCTGGCCCATCGATTCTATTGGGATATCTACTCGCAGGAATCGTTGCTTTCATTGTCTTGCGCACCTTAGGTGAAATGGCGGTACATGAGCCTGTAGCGGGTTCTTTTGCTGCTTATGCCAATACCTATGTTGGGCCGCTGGCAGGCTATATGGTGGGTTGGGGTTACTGGACCTATTGGATAGTCGTGGGCATTGCCGAAGTGACGGCTGTGGGCATTTATATGGGAATTTGGTTTCCTGAAGTGCCGCAGTGGATTTGGGCGCTGTCCTCGATTGTGTTGATGGGCTTGATCAATCTCATCGCTGTAAAAGTATTTGGCGAGTTTGAGTTTTGGTTTGCGCTCATTAAAGTCGTTGCCATCATTGCCATGATTGGATTGGGTGGCTCAGTCATCTTATTTGGCTTCACAAATGATTGGCAGCCTATTGGCTTGAGTAATCTTTGGCAGCATGGTGGTTTCTTTCCAAATGGCTTTGAGGGAATGTTGCTCTCATTGCAAATGGTCTTATTCGCCTATGTTGGTATTGAGATGATTGGTCTTTCTGCCGGCGAAGCGGAAAATCCTAAGAAAACAATTCCAATGGCAATCGATTCATTAGCCTGGCGAATTTTGATTTTCTACATGGGTGCAATACTGGTTATCTTAGCTATCTTCCCTTGGAATGAGGTGGGTCAGCAGGGTAGTCCTTTTGTAGTGATGTTTGAGCGAATTGGTTTACGTGAAGCGGCTGGTCTGATTAACTTTGTGGTGATTACCGCTGCACTGTCGTCTTGCAATGCTGGCATTTTCAGCGGCGGTCGATTGCTGTACTCCTTATCTACTAATGGCTATGCACCCGCGTCTTTTGCAAAGCTATCCAAATATGGGGTTCCGCATCGTGCAGTGATGGCTACCGTTGGAGTCTGTATGTCTGGGGTTGTCTTGAACTACTTCGTTCCTGATAAAGCCTTTCAATACATCATGGCTGCAGTCACCTTTGTGGGATTGATGGTGTGGATTGCCATTCTGTTTACTCAAATGAAATTCCGTCGCTCTTTAACAAAAGCGCAAGTAGCTGAGCTTGGTTATCGCGCTCCTTGGTGGCCTTATTCCTCGTGGTTTGCTTTGGCATTCATTTGCTTGGTTGTAGTGCTTATGGGCTTTCATGAGGATGCTCGGATTGCATTGATATTGGGTCCGTGCTTACTGGGCGTGTATCTCGCGATGTTTTACATCGTGGGCTTGCATCGCAAAACAAAAACGCAAGCTGTATTTAAATCATAG
- the ald gene encoding alanine dehydrogenase encodes MIIGVPQEVKNNEFRVGLTPGNVSGLCKQGHSVLVQRGAGEQIGLSDESYRIAGATLINSAAEVFKKAEMIVKVKEPQPQECAMLREDQILFTYLHLAPDPIQTQALIQSGASCIAYETVTAFNGALPLLAPMSEVAGRMSIQAAATHLEKTHGGIGVLMAGVPGVSPAKVVILGAGVVGRNALQIAVGMGADVCVFDRDIDRLRQIDLSYGNRVRTFYSDSLLIEQEVSEADVVIGAVLLPGGAAPKLVTRDMIKKMKSGAVVVDVAIDQGGCFETSKPTTHADPTFMVDGVLHYCVANMPGAVARTSTFALTNATFPYVEVLANRGVVNALSIDHHLRNGLSVHKGVLTSKPVAQAQGLDFASAEELLAA; translated from the coding sequence ATGATTATTGGTGTTCCACAGGAAGTAAAAAATAATGAGTTTCGGGTTGGCTTAACGCCAGGCAATGTCAGTGGACTTTGCAAACAAGGGCATTCGGTATTAGTTCAGCGAGGGGCTGGTGAGCAAATTGGTCTAAGTGATGAGTCATACCGAATTGCTGGTGCCACCTTAATTAACAGTGCCGCCGAAGTATTTAAGAAGGCGGAAATGATTGTGAAGGTAAAGGAGCCTCAGCCACAAGAGTGCGCCATGCTGCGCGAGGATCAGATTCTATTTACCTATCTGCACTTAGCCCCAGACCCAATTCAAACCCAAGCATTGATTCAGTCGGGTGCTAGCTGTATCGCATATGAGACCGTTACCGCATTCAATGGCGCTTTACCGCTATTAGCCCCAATGAGCGAAGTGGCGGGGCGCATGTCGATTCAAGCGGCAGCCACCCACTTAGAAAAGACACATGGAGGCATTGGGGTCTTGATGGCAGGGGTGCCCGGAGTCTCGCCTGCGAAGGTTGTCATTCTTGGTGCCGGGGTGGTAGGGCGTAATGCATTGCAAATAGCAGTGGGCATGGGGGCTGACGTTTGTGTCTTTGATCGCGATATTGATCGACTACGACAAATCGATCTCTCTTATGGCAATCGAGTTCGCACCTTTTACTCGGATAGTTTGCTAATTGAGCAGGAGGTGAGCGAAGCGGATGTGGTGATTGGAGCGGTATTGCTTCCAGGGGGTGCAGCGCCAAAGTTAGTGACTCGCGACATGATCAAGAAAATGAAGTCAGGTGCAGTAGTGGTGGATGTTGCGATTGATCAGGGCGGTTGCTTCGAGACTTCAAAGCCAACAACGCATGCGGATCCCACATTTATGGTGGATGGTGTTTTACATTACTGCGTTGCTAATATGCCTGGTGCTGTTGCCAGAACTTCTACCTTTGCTCTAACCAATGCCACCTTTCCTTATGTAGAGGTCTTGGCTAATCGTGGTGTCGTCAATGCACTGTCAATTGATCATCACTTGCGTAATGGTCTGAGCGTGCATAAAGGGGTGTTAACTTCGAAGCCTGTAGCCCAGGCCCAAGGCCTGGACTTTGCTTCAGCAGAGGAGTTGTTGGCGGCCTAG
- a CDS encoding TMEM165/GDT1 family protein: MDLSAVTLSAGVVALAEMGDKTQLLSLMLAARYPKQALAIIAGIFIATIANHACAALLGHWLMTLVSPDVMRWILGLSFLGIGLWLLVPDHIDDAAESKVVDRALQVFILTVVLFFLAEMGDKTQIATIALGAKYEDVVTVTIGTTLGMMLANAPAVWLGQKFTKRMPIKWVHGVAALTFIAIGVVTLLWS; the protein is encoded by the coding sequence ATGGACTTATCTGCTGTAACCCTGTCGGCTGGCGTTGTTGCGTTAGCTGAGATGGGTGATAAAACCCAATTGCTTTCTTTGATGCTGGCGGCTCGTTATCCCAAACAGGCGCTAGCCATTATTGCTGGTATTTTTATTGCAACGATTGCTAATCATGCTTGCGCCGCACTCTTAGGTCATTGGCTGATGACTTTAGTTTCGCCCGATGTAATGAGATGGATTTTGGGATTGAGCTTTTTAGGTATTGGTCTTTGGTTATTAGTACCCGATCATATTGACGACGCAGCTGAATCAAAAGTAGTGGACCGAGCCCTGCAGGTTTTTATTCTGACAGTGGTGTTATTCTTTTTGGCTGAGATGGGTGATAAAACCCAAATCGCCACAATTGCCTTGGGTGCGAAATACGAAGATGTAGTCACCGTAACAATCGGTACTACCTTGGGCATGATGTTGGCTAATGCGCCAGCGGTTTGGCTGGGACAGAAATTTACCAAGCGTATGCCAATCAAGTGGGTCCATGGCGTGGCTGCTTTAACCTTTATTGCTATTGGGGTGGTAACTTTGCTTTGGAGTTAG